In the genome of Corynebacterium qintianiae, the window AGCTTCCGTCTGCTGTGCTGCTTCTGTGCAGGAGAAGTTTTCGGGTTAGGCTCCCAAGTGACGATCCCCCATCGTCACTTGAACTCCGGTGCATCCCCCCGATTAGTAATGCCGGGGCTTTCCTATGCCTTTCGGCGCAGGGCCCGGGCGGGTGCTTCGGCTTTCTCGGTTTCTTGGGTGGAGGTCTCTAACGCGTTGGTGAGGCGGCGTTGTTGGGAGCCGTCGAGACTGTCCCATTCTTCGGCGAGGATGGAGATGATGCGGGCGAGCGCGCGCTCGCCCGAGCTAAGCGAGGTGTCTTCGGGGGTGTAGCGCGGCAGTTGGATGTCGCGGAAGATATCGCTGATGGGTCGTGTCATGGTTTCACTCTTTCACATGGGGTGGACATGGGGGCGGGGGCAGTGAACGCGTCTAGGCGGTGTCTTTGTCGTAGCGTTTTCGGCGGTCGTTCTTGAGTGCGTCTTCCATGAGCCCGAGGGTGATCTCCTCGAAGGCGTCTTTGATCGCGAGTTCCTCGAAGTCGGCGGCGACTTGTTCCCAGTGCATGCGCTCGAGGGAGGGAAGTGCGGCCCATAGGGCCATGCGTAGGTAGGTGCCTCGGCTACGGCCGGTGCGTTCGGCGAGTGTGTCGAGGCGGTCGATCAGTTCTGGCTCCAGGCGCACAGAGACTACGGGTCCGCGTCCGACCCAGCCGTGTTGTTTTCTCGTTGCCATTGCAGGCGTGTCCTTTCTCCGAGAGTTCGCGTGCCAGCAGTTTCGATTCAGTGTAAACACTGTTTACACTGCGCCCCGGACATGGGGTGGTGGAAGAAACGATTGCTTGTGAGTCCCCTCCCCGACCCGGTGTAAACATTGTTTACTCTGGGCCGACTTCTCTTCTTGTGGGGTGCGCGTTGAAGTGCGATCGACCGTGTCCCGGTTGTCGGTGCAGTCATTGGGGGCTAGTTGTCGACGCGGGGTTGTGGAGGTGTGTGTGCCCCGCCAACTCTTTCCGGCCCTGGGTAATGGGGAGTGCTCACATTCGCCGCGTGCGTGAGATGCTCCGCTGTAGCGGTTCATGGCCGTTCTTACTCGTAGGTTTTGGATGTTGCCGCTCTGCGGCTAGCGAGCTGGCCAGCCGTAGTGTGGCCCTCCGTCATCTCGCTACAGGATCCTAGATGGCTACACACAGTATGCACTTTTAGTGAAAATGGAAAAATGGTCGGTTAGACTGCACAATCATGATGTCGTTTCGTGCCGTTCACGCCGGCAGCGGGTACCAGTACCTGCTGCGGTCTGTGGCGACGAATGACGCGCATGATGAGTCGATAGAGGAGGGGACACTGTCCTCGTACTATCAGGCGAAGGGCACCCCTCCGGGGCGTTGGATTGGTCGCGGGTTGGCGGCGCTTGGGTCGGAGACTGCTGCCGTCGGGGTGGAAATTGAGGCGGATCAGATGGAGTCGCTCTACGGGTTGGGCTACCACCCGGACACGCACCGGATGTTGTGGGAGGGCAAGCGTCTCGACGAGTGCAAGCTTGGCGGGAAGTTTCCGCTCTACACCAATGACATCCCGGTGCTCAACGAGTTGCGCGCGGCGGAGCGTGAGTTTGTTGCGGACAGTGGGCGGCTTCCAACGGAGGATGAGCGCACCGGCATGGCTGTTTCGGTGGGTCGGCGGCACTATGTGGAGGCGACGGGGTGGGTCGACGCGCCGGATAAAGATGTGGTTGATTGGGTAAACCAGCAACGCAGTCAGGTCAAGCAAGCGGTGGCCGGGTTCGACTTAACTTTTTCACCGGCGAAGTCGATCTCGGTGTTGTGGGCGCTCGCCGATGAGTCCACCGCGAACAAAATTGCGGCGTGCCACCATGAAGCAGTTGCCGAGGTTTTGGCGTGGGCGGAGGAGAACACGGTGCGCACCCGGATGGGTGCGGGTGGGCTGGCACAGGTGAAAACTGGCGGCATTATCGCCTCGGAGTTCACCCACTTTGACACCCGCGCGGGTGATCCTGATCTTCATTCGCACGTGCTCGTGTCGAACAAGGTGCAGGGCCCGGATGGGAAGTGGCGCACGCTCGATTCGCGCGCGATGTTTAAAAACCACCAGACGTTATCGGCGCGTTATGACGCGATTTTGCAGGAGATTTTGACGCGCAAACTTGGCCTTGGGTTCACTGCCAGCCCGCGCGGTGCGGGTGTGGAGCCGGTCTGGGAAGTCGCCGGTGTGCCGGAGGATTTGATCGAGGCGTTCTCGAAACGACGCACAATGGCCCGTCCTGTGTATGACACTTTGGTGCGCGACTACGTGGCTTTGCACGGCCACCAGCCCGACAAGCGGACGCAAAAGCGGCTGTGGCAGTCGGCGATTTTGGACACGAGGGACGGGAAAAAACCCGCCGAATCTCTCGCGGATCTCCGCGAGTCCTGGCGCGCTGGCGTCGAGCAGATGGACGGCGGCGCCGAGCTTTTAGAATCGGTTCACGCCGTGATCGGCGGGGCGCACAACGACGACCGCCCGGAGTTTTTCACTCAGGGAGCCATCGACGATGACGCCCTGGACGTGCATGCGCGCGGGGTGGTTGATCGCATGATCCGCAAGCGTTCCTACTTCGCCGACCACCACGTCACCGCCGCGGTTGCGAGCTACCTGAAGGCGTTTCGTTTCGCCGATGGGGAAGAAACTCAGCGCGCTATCGCGCAGCTTTCCGAGCGCATTGTCAGCTCGCACCTGATTGAGATCACGCCCTGGGGTGCGGGAAATCTTCCCGAGAAACTGCGCAACGACAACGGGGACGCTGTCGACCGCCACCTTGACTACCGCAAGTACACCACGCCGGAGATCCTTGCCCAGGAGGACAAAGTTCTCGCCGCGGTCGTCGAACCTGTGCCCGTGTTCGCCGAGTCCGCGGCGATCGATAAGGCGGTCGCTGCGTTTGAAAAGGACAACGGTTTCTCGCTGAATTCCGGGCAGGTTGAGCTCGCGCGGCACCTGCTGTTGTCCGGCACGGTGGCCGCTTGTGGTGTCGGCCCGGCGGGCACCGGCAAGACAACATCCATGCAGATCGTGGCGCGGGTGTGGGCCGACCACGGCCACAACGTCATTGGGTGTGCCCCGTCGGCCGCGGCCGCTTCTGTGCTTTCCGAGGAGCTCGGCATCGAAGCAAACACCATCGACTCTCTGACGTTTACCTGGCGTGGACGCAACCCGGACAAGCCCGCCGGTGACCTGTCCGCACTGCCCGTGCAGATCAATCCGGGCGACATGTTGCTTGTCGACGAGTCCGGCATGGCGACTACAGACAACCTTGCCGCCCTGGTGGAAATTGCCGGAGCGGCCGGGGCGATCGTGCGGTTTGTGGGGGATCCGCACCAGCTCGACGCGGTGGGAACCGGTGGGCTGTATGCGACGATGTGTCGCTACAACAAGGCCGCGGAGTTGACCGACGTGATGCGTTTTTCCCACGGCAACGACACCGAACAGGCCGACGCATCGCTTGCTGTTCGTCGCGGTGATACCGCCGCCGCCGAGTTCTACTTTGCCCGTGGTTGGGTCACCGGCGGCACGCGCGAGGCAATGCTCGCCGATGCCGCCGAAGCGTATCTGGCCGACACCGCGAAGGGACGCTCCTCTCTCGTGGTGGCGTCGACCAACGCTGATGTGTCCGTGCTCAACGAAATGATCCGCGCCCACCACATCGACACCGGAGACGTGGATACCTCCCGTGAGGTCGCACTGTCCCAGGGTGATGTGGCGGGTCTGGGAGATGTGATCATCGCCCGGCACAACCAGCGCCTCGACAACCCGGACAGGCCGAATCAGGCCGGGGAGAAGGTGATCAACGGCCAGCTTTTCCGCGTCATCGACCTCACCGACGACGGCGGTATCGTCGCCGGAGATCTCGCAACCGGCCAGGTCTACCACCTGCCCGCAGACTACGTTCGCGCCCACACCCACCTCGGGTATGCGGCGACGGTGCACCGCTCGCAAGGCGCGACGG includes:
- a CDS encoding antitoxin; the encoded protein is MTRPISDIFRDIQLPRYTPEDTSLSSGERALARIISILAEEWDSLDGSQQRRLTNALETSTQETEKAEAPARALRRKA
- a CDS encoding ribbon-helix-helix protein, CopG family, which produces MATRKQHGWVGRGPVVSVRLEPELIDRLDTLAERTGRSRGTYLRMALWAALPSLERMHWEQVAADFEELAIKDAFEEITLGLMEDALKNDRRKRYDKDTA
- the mobF gene encoding MobF family relaxase — translated: MMSFRAVHAGSGYQYLLRSVATNDAHDESIEEGTLSSYYQAKGTPPGRWIGRGLAALGSETAAVGVEIEADQMESLYGLGYHPDTHRMLWEGKRLDECKLGGKFPLYTNDIPVLNELRAAEREFVADSGRLPTEDERTGMAVSVGRRHYVEATGWVDAPDKDVVDWVNQQRSQVKQAVAGFDLTFSPAKSISVLWALADESTANKIAACHHEAVAEVLAWAEENTVRTRMGAGGLAQVKTGGIIASEFTHFDTRAGDPDLHSHVLVSNKVQGPDGKWRTLDSRAMFKNHQTLSARYDAILQEILTRKLGLGFTASPRGAGVEPVWEVAGVPEDLIEAFSKRRTMARPVYDTLVRDYVALHGHQPDKRTQKRLWQSAILDTRDGKKPAESLADLRESWRAGVEQMDGGAELLESVHAVIGGAHNDDRPEFFTQGAIDDDALDVHARGVVDRMIRKRSYFADHHVTAAVASYLKAFRFADGEETQRAIAQLSERIVSSHLIEITPWGAGNLPEKLRNDNGDAVDRHLDYRKYTTPEILAQEDKVLAAVVEPVPVFAESAAIDKAVAAFEKDNGFSLNSGQVELARHLLLSGTVAACGVGPAGTGKTTSMQIVARVWADHGHNVIGCAPSAAAASVLSEELGIEANTIDSLTFTWRGRNPDKPAGDLSALPVQINPGDMLLVDESGMATTDNLAALVEIAGAAGAIVRFVGDPHQLDAVGTGGLYATMCRYNKAAELTDVMRFSHGNDTEQADASLAVRRGDTAAAEFYFARGWVTGGTREAMLADAAEAYLADTAKGRSSLVVASTNADVSVLNEMIRAHHIDTGDVDTSREVALSQGDVAGLGDVIIARHNQRLDNPDRPNQAGEKVINGQLFRVIDLTDDGGIVAGDLATGQVYHLPADYVRAHTHLGYAATVHRSQGATVDTTHLVVDSATSRSALYVGLTRGRYENRVYAVTDDALDEFEEYGHEHSAGNSPGLTDKDVFMRAIARDTRQRSAADIRAEAEAYADSKERLAKLYRYGVDVATSDFIDRHLDAWWDRLDADAAAILTDEGRMKVRTAWRDLLAAGHDPRDFMATAVFNLGQVDEAGAVIAWRLRDTLANVAGEDPGLLAPPPVTRGADAELGAWLRETYDRLAHWPEDTADEDTAGEGIVPENLTPAERLRLQAGKALAAPAAGHRGKGAVADLDPLARLAAQRAGRAPAGTADQFPPREQASENTPEL